The genomic region TCGTCCGCTGGAACTTTCTGTGGCCCCCGTCTCCAAATATCATTGAACTTaaagagacatttaaaaaattcaatGTGTTAATGTTACCCCTAAAAATCATGAAGAAAATTTTGAAGTAATGGCTAATGTCTCATTTACCTTGAAAAAAGGGTGGCCGTCATTTCTGGGCTCTCTTGATGGCCCTGGCTGGGGCCCTCGTGTGTAACTGTCAGGGGTTTTCAGCATAAAGTCTCTCAGCGGGTTCCCACtggacccccctcctcccctctctgctctgtcctgaGGTGGTGGCGGCATGATACTGGGAACACCTACAGCATAAAGGAAACCTCAGAAAATGATACACACTCACTGCACATAGTCATTTCTACGCACTGAATAATGGTGTTAAATACAAGGAGCATGGCTCTAAGTTTGTACCAAAGTGTCCagactctgactctctgtccAAGCGTCCTATCTGGGAGAAtatctcctccatctccctgaAGACGTGGCCAAACACTGGAGGCTCCTGGATCCTCATCCCATCTGGACCAAAGCTGAAGCCAAACCTCCAGGCACTGTCAAATGGGTCCTGCTGGTCCCCCCGGTAGCCATCATAGTAGAATCCATcctcatcatcgtcatcatcatcatcatcatcatcatgagtCATGGCATCGAAGAAGGGGTCCCTGACACATTACAGGAAGTAAAATGGATGAGAGTTCGTGTCATTCACGTGTATTGGTTGATTAGCCCAGGTCACTGTCAGTCTAAATAAAACAGCTACCAGGCTAGCTGAGGGACCCCTGTGGTTATCCTGGCAGAGAGGCAGTGATCTTGACCTCCCTGACAGAGCTAAGGACGTCTACGCCTGTTTCATTATATAACTAACCCGGTAGCATGCACAGCACAGAGTTACTGTAAAATACATCTGTAATTCCGTGATACAACGTTGTGCAGTAAAATGATGACCTAACTGAATCTTGAACCTTGTAAGCAAACTTGTGTTAGCTTAGCTAAGCTAGCACAGCTGTGTACTCAGCTCCATAAACTTACCTTCGGCCACGATAATGGCCTCCAGGTACCCCAAAGAACCCAcgaaataaatcaaaaacactcaTTGAAAGAATGCTTCCTCGTACAAAACTAAATCATAACTAAAAGATACAACAGCTCAGTCGCAGCTGTCTCATCAACAGTGCCGTAAAGTATTCTGGACACTTCCAACTGACGTAACCAGTCGCAATGCTACCTTACCGTAAATCACAGAAGGAATGCGCAggaagaaataataataaccacGATCTCGGATATTATTCAGCCAAGGGTGAAAAACACTGtttgaaaaactgaacagtTGAGAGATTTTGACAATTCAAAAGGGGCGCAGTTTTATTACCTGTTGTCAGTGGTACATTTAAAGCACATCTACTCaagtactgtatgtattgtaGTTACTATATTACTTCTCAAATCAAGTGTAACATACAATCAGGCTAAAAGCTGTGATGCAATATATAAACTACATAAACATATGGTCCTACTTACATGTTAATGTATTAACAATAATATCCTAATAATATATATGCAACACTGTGAGGGGGCCATTTTGCATAATAACTACTTTTAACTTTTGATGCTTTAAGTCAGTTTTGATGCCAATACCTCTGTACTTTGACTTCAATAAAAGTTTGAACGCTGGCCAGTTACATGCATGGAGTATATATCACTGTGGTATTGGTACATATGTTACTCTCCTGTCAGGAGCAGTGGCATGACTGATAAGATTTTTTTCGAATGTAACAGTACAAAACTAACTGGCAGCAAGATTATAACGTATTTAGGGGACATCCTGCACATTTAgcaggtccaactttttcagcaGATAGCTGTCAAAACCACACACAATGTTATTTAGATGTAAAAAGTGCATCCAAATCATGtaaacaacaaagaacaaacaaatgtCTGGAGAAGTGCTGTGTTTGGAGTTTAATTTGGTACTGCTGATCCCCTGGAGTCTGTTAGATAACTCAAGCCTATAACAGAAACCAACCCTAAAGCCTCTGAGTCAGATGGTTTCAGATGTGTTAAACACTTAATGGCACAAGcttctttttacagtgtatgtCAATTAACCAGCCTCAGCCCGCtttcagcaacacacacacaaacactggaagatgctgctgctgtatttacaAGCCACATGAGAAACAAATATAGTTTCTTAAAAGACATTCACAtccaaaatgatgaaaatgtctttttcttgtttatttacttaatatttatatatttttacaaaataaaaaaaaatatatgaaacaaAAAGCTAACAAGTCTGCAAGGATttgagaaggaaaaggagaaagcCATCGAACAAACAGGGACTACagtacttgtgttttttttatatatgtacAAGACAAGTTTAtccatttaaatttttttttttaaaacgcacagtacaaaaagaaaaaaaataaatcactgacaaaaaaaacccatagTACAATTCTGTCCATCAGTATTCAATGCTGCAGTTTTCCTTACAATGACAGGGGGACAGGTggtggagcagggaggaggtgggggggcctcaaaaccaaacaaaaaacacactggaagGCAGACTGGGTGTGTATTGGCCTTGGAAATCATTCTCAACATCTCTTGCAGAATTAGGGTGCGACCTTTATGCAACATATTATTTATAATTCATGGGAACAGTTACTGTACAAGTGTTGGATAATGAAAAATCCTGTGCTaggcaaaaaacaaagcacagtaCACAACCACGGCCCCTGTGTGTACAAACATGCACGCAGTCACATGACAAACACACTTTCCTCACAGTCCAAGCCAGTGAGCTCGCTTATATGtctttatatataatatatctatatttggtaaaaaataaacttcacaACTCTACCAGTTTAGAGAATTGTTTCTTCAAacttaaaatgacataaaaatgaaaaaaaaaaacaaacaaacaaaaaaacatttaacagcaaTTAATCAAACTACTGCGTTtggattttttgtgtgtgggagggaaGAATTTCCACCAAAATTAAGGAGTGGGGAGTTGAGGGTGAGAAATACAAAACCAGCCTGTCCCCCCACCTTCAGATATTACTTCATTCCTCCCCaccagcaagaaaaaaaaggggagaaaagacaaaaaagaaaaaaaaaaaaagcacaggaaACGTTCATTCTTTTAGAAAACAGTTCTATGTTACATacaagtgaaagaaaaaggGGTAGGCCGGGCGGGGCGGGGTGGGGGCGGTTTAACATGATACAAATTCCCAACACTCAATATTTCACCTCTTTATCGGTGTATTTCTATAACCATTTAAGCTCCAATCTCCCCTCTCTTCTAAGCCCCTCCTGTCCCTCCCACTCATCCATGCATCATTACAGTGCTCGTTCTCTCGGCACAGCACCTCCTCTGACCACACTGGTCAGAGCTGCAGGAGTGCTGGGCCAAGAGACTGGGGAGGGAAAtctctgcaggaggaagagggaatTTATATGTGGAGACTGTTTGCGGAAGGAGTGATGAGCCCCCTCCTCGCCTCTGTCGACCGTGAGGGGTGGGGAAGGGGCCCTGATGCCGGATGTTAGTTTGCCCCCCAGTTGTAGCTGTTGTATGCAGACTTGTTGATCTGAGACTTCTGCTGAATGGAGGCGTTCTGGCTGCGCTGTCCAGTGCCGCtctgtggagagaagagagTTCAGTGAGCTGTCATGTCATGCTGTGTGTTTACTCAAATACTGTGCAGCTTCATGACATGAACATATATACACTTTTATCTGCCAAGGACAATTTTAAATGGTACTtgtcaaataaatatacaccaacatactgtatgcttaCACTGACACCTGCACGTCAGTCGTTATTATCCAGAACCAGTCTCATCTGTTGTTTTAACCTGAATTTAAAGGAGTAACCTGCTAGATATTCTGCATATATTTGGTGCATTAGTTCTTCCTATGTAATAATGtttatctgtattttatgttcattttgtatTCAGTTTGTTAGTGAATGTTTatcttgaaaataaaagcaacactgGCATGTGACACTGGGTGTTACATTTGGATAATCATGCAGAAACTTTCACACCTAACCGGTTTTGTTTAGTTCAAACTACTGGTGTGTTTGTCTGGTTAGTGCAGTTCATTTGGTGTGGTGCAAAACTCCAGGTGTGGAGTAAAGTTTTCACCGCTTGTGACTCTGATTCGATCAGGGTAAAATCTTCATAACCACAATCTGACCAGCCCACGTTACCATGGTAACTAAATGATTTATATAAACACAGTTTGTACGGATCAATTGTAAGACTGCTTCCTGACAGGTCACAAACAGCAGATGGATTAAGGAGTAGTTTAGTTTCTGAATTTATGCTAAAACTACACATGATCTCTTTAAGCAGTCTTGGTCCAGTTGCTCAGTCTGCACCGAAGTTCGAACGGATGGCCTTTTCACCAGCCCAAATGACCTGTACTCAACAGGCAGCTGCACCAGAAGACAACAGTTTATTTGGTCCAGACCGACTGCACTGAACTACAGGTCTGAAAGTGACCTGCAtcaacagacaaacacaatataACCATGTACACTACCTGTCCGTCCTGCTGCAGGTGGTGGTGCAGAATTTGAGAATGGGGTTGTTGATGCGGTGCCAGGATGTGCATGAAAGGGGCCGGGGCGTAGCCAGCGGCAGCCGGGGGGTTGATGGGTCCCCCGCTCCCTAAAGCCGAGGGCAGGCTGAACGAAGCTGCCGGCGTGCCGGCGTGGAAACCCTGCTTCTCAAATGACTGCAGGATGAAATGAGACAAAGAAcagatgtgacatttttgcTCGATTCAAACTATATTTGGTCAGAGACCGcctaaaataaaacagatttttatttaattatgcCAGATGCATGGAGGATTAAAAAGTCCTTTCCTGTGAGGAAGgagtatttatttaaacattcatGTTCTGTAATTACCTGCGTCTTTGTGTAAACAGACCCTGAAATATCTGGTACCCCCGTGTTGCTTGATGTCACAGAGACTCctgcagaaacagaggaaacaggagacaAACTTAGTCCAAAAACTGGTAAACTGAACATGTGAAAGGGACTAGAGGACTTAAACCATGACCAGCCACATGGTTGTAAAATGATTCAACCAGAATAACTGCTATATGGTGTATTAACAACAGGGAATATAATATCTAAAAAGCTATGGACTATTTAGATTTGTCTGAACTCTTTCTTCAATTCAAGAATCTGAGGAAAAAATCttttcacttaaaaaacaaaaagagaatcCTGGGAAATATCTGGTATGAATATCTATGTCAGCATAAGTTCATAGATGATTTCAACAGAATTTCCCTTTGatgaggacagcagagagagaccaGGTGAGGGGGTGAAGAGGGATGAGGTGAACCAgaagagggatgagagaggtTGGTGTAGCAGTGCATCAGTTCCAGTCAGCCACAGTGGTTCAAGTCTGACTGTATCTGGTGGTTACTGCTCCGGTTGTTCTGGCACACACTGACCCCCTGTATCGCCATGGAGTCGCTGAACAGGGTCAACTGGTGTGCAAAACAAGACAGACTCTGGACAGAAAAGACTCATATTTTCAAAACTTGATTTCAGTGGCattttcatgtcaaaatgttAACACCTTTAAGTCCCtaaaagacagatttaaaatgtGTAACTTTCCAAGTGTTAGGACTGAATATGTGGCCAAATCATACCTGCAATTCTTCTACTTCTAGCAAGTGCACTATTGCAGCTGTTGAGCAGAATGAGCAGTTTATTCTCCACATACAGTCAGGACTGTAATTAATTACATGAATTTAGTTATCGATTAATATGATGATTCTTTTCCTAAAATAATCACTGGTCTATAAAATCTCAagaaatagttaaaaaaaaaaaaaaaacaaaacatcacaagtTATCATATctaaactgtttgttttaactgaTCAACAGGCCAAAACACCATAGGTATTCAGCTGGCTACTAGACTGAGAAGCCTGGCAAATATTCATGTTTAAAAGCTGGAACCAGTACATTATCCAAATTGTGactgattttctgtcagtcaactaaaCGATTAACCATTTTAACTCTGCAAGtatttctctgtgctttttgAAACTATCTTTAGGCACAATTGGTTTTGACAGCCTCTGTCTAAAACTCTTGTAACTGGCAAGATCAATGCAAATGAAGAACCCGCTGATGAGGGTTGAGGGCAGCACGGTCTGTCAGACATGTTTTCTGCTCCATACAATCACAAGGCAGACATCAGCATCACTTTGAGGGTTTCAAAGTCACCAATAAAAATCTATGGACACTATAACGCAAAATAATGAAGGGACTGTGCCTAAAGAccacaaaaacactgcattagTGGAAATACTCCAAGTTGGTGCCATTTCATTCCATCGTCTTACTTGGGTACACAATCTCAGAATCTCATGAAAATTGTCATGGAAACACCACAGTATAACACTCCAGGTATCAGAGCAGGAATACTGATGATCAAACCCTCGAGCACATCTTTACAAGgcaaatttgttttcattctggtACCCCGGGGTGTGAGTGGTAGAGTGCAGCCGCTTTTGATGAAGCTCTTAAAACTGAATATTCACACCACTGCTCCTGTTCTGTAAATTATAGCTTTATTTTGTAGACATTACATTGCCCTCGCCTGGCCTGTAAACCTACTTCACCCACAGGACGAAAACTTGTTACTCTGGAGACGGACACACCAGCAATGACAACATGAGTGAAGAGCAAGcaacacagagggaaaatgGGACAGCATCATCCGGAGTAACTCATCATCAGTTTATGGCAGCTACAGCCCCTGTGAGTGGTCACATTTTCATCTATAAGCCTGACAATTAAGCAACATAGCTGTCTACAACATAAAAACCAGACTGGAGTAATGATGAGTTACCCTGGAAGACAATAGGTAACAGACAGAATGGCAGACAAGGCTTGTGAGAGAGGCAGGCTGCATTGGACTGTCTAAAAGCGTATGTAGTGACCGGGTCTTCCCACAGGCACAGCTCATCAGCAATGAGGCAAAGGAACGAGAGCAAAGAAGGGGGGAAGAAGGATGGTTGGTGACACAAGGAGGAAGACGGGAGGGAcagggttgttgttttttttttttccttttttttttttttaatttggcatGTGGCGGCACTCACCGACTCCAGGCCCGGTGACAGAGCTGGCTGGCTTGTTTTGTGCAGAAGCGGCAGCGGCCACGGCAGTGCCGTATCCGCCCTTACAGAAATCCCCACTCCCTGAAGCCTGGCCCACATCCTCATAGCCTgcaacagtcagacacacagccGCAGCCCACAGCGTTAGACACACCAGGCAGGGGGAGGCAGACCTGCCTCAAGTAGCATTTGCAAATAATTCATAGCGTTTGTTTGAAACTGTGTACCGCATGGACAGGTTTGACCAAACTTTGACAGTACAGATAGTGTCAAGTCCTGCAGGAAACACGCCGTACAAGCATCAATCTTTTGCTGTAATGATCTGAACTTTGACACCAACTGCATTGTCCTGTGTGGCAAAGCCTGCCCATCCAGCACAGCAAGCAGGTCAGATTCAACGCTAACCATCATTTGCAAATACTATTTGACCCAAGTctgaggggaggaggtgggggggagGAGTGAGGGGGCaggcagggtgtgtgtgtgtgggaggggagggtggtGGGGTTGGAGAGTGAGCTTGAGTTGGGTGATGGCAGAAAGCAGCAGATGGTGCAGCTTAGAACAAAAAGGTGTCGCACATGTGACCAAAAGGTGGATACTGAGTGatgaattaaaagtaaaatacagcatcactgaaaaagaaaataaaggatATAAGGTGATGGAGTAGATACCAGAAGGGTACTGCTGAAAGAATATGGGCTCAAAGAAGTCATATTAGGGATTATGGGAAGATGATGGGTGCTCAATTGTTGATGTGTTTATGAGGAACGTGTGTGCAGGAGATGGGGTGCATGGTGAAGCCCTTGGGCAAATGCCATGTTCTGAAATGAGCAAAGCAAGCCATGGAAGACAGCAGGAGACCGATAATCTAACCCCTCTGTTATTTAAACTGGTACAGCCAGGTACCATTGACCAAgcccctcttctcttttccattTGGTTTAAATGGCAGTCccatttattttatcatgaGAAGCCATTTAATAAAAGTGGCAGACGTCATTATAAAACAGCTGAATTGTTGAGGCATGTTCCTCGTGTGTGCAGGCAGTGAAGACTGTGTACAAGGTGCACGTGGACACATCTAAACCTGAGCATTAATCATGCTCACGGTcaatttgaagacattttgCTTTAGCTTTGATGTCAACAAGCTCAAGGGAGACTCAACAGACAAGAATGTTATATGATCCATTAACAACCATCCTGACACAAATGCCTTTACACAAGCATCATGTTTATGCTTGCAGATGCTGCAGAGCTCAAATGAAATATGCACTCCACACCAATGAGAAATCAATGGGCTCATTGTGAGAGTCAGCACAGAGCTATTGGTATGCAAGTGTACAGAGCAGGACCTGCATGACCTCTCTAAACATGCCATTTCAATGTGGTTTAGTGCCTCACCAGTGCTGTATCCATGGGAACCGTAGCCACTAGCCTGCTGGAAAGGTGTGGCTGATGCATTGACGCCGACATTCACACCGTGCTGCTTTGACGAGGTAGGAGCCACCTGGACGTGGACAAAATGTGGTATGTAACTTCATTGTGTCACAGGGCCATGGAGGTAAACACAATATTTGGACTGTTGTCTGAGAGCCACCACAGGGTGGGAGCAGGAACAGTAATGGAATCCAACTTAGTTAGTAAACTTGTGAAAAGTCTAAAGTTTTCTTACCGGAAACACAGCAGGTCCGTACTGGAAGGTATTGGGCAGGCCTGGCATGCCAGTGTAGTATGGGAGGCTCGTGTAGCTGTAGCCAGGCGGCAGCGCCGGGTTGAGGAAGGTCTGCTGTGTGGTGTGATGTGTCTGGGTCTGGTTCTGTTGTGTCTGAGCTAATGTGGTGGCTGGAGCAGGGGATGATGCATCACCTCGACCAAACTTTGATAAGTCACCTGCATGGGAAAAGACAGATTGGGAAATTACTAAAAGATACCAAAATaaagagagaaggtgagagcAAGAAAATTGTCATATCTCATGTACACAAAGGACATAAAGAAGAATGGAGAGTTAGGTGCCTTAGCTAGCAGGATATTGAACCATTTATGAACTGAATCAAGCATTATTAGCTCATCTTAGCTAAGCTAGGTTCACTCATTGTCATCTTGTCACACTCGGGTTTCAATCAATAATTACAAAAAACTTTCAATGAGCTCAATACTGTGCTACATTTTAGTCAGAATTCTCATGTAAAATTTGTTCATCATCAACTCTTTCTTCTTCAAGTTAGAATATAAACCTTCTTCAGTGTGCAGTGAACTGCTGAAGAAACACAATAATGtaaacttttcttttaagtGTTACTGAATGGCTCACCAGAATAAGGGTTACTCGTCAGACTGCCCTCTCTGCCAGTCAGTGCTGTTGTGGGAGTTGCAAAGGGGATGCTGTAATAATCCTGAAgagataaaaaatatttttttaaattaaataaaaatccaGACCATGAAGTAATGAAATACAACTTGTGCATTATGTCTTTATTGCAGCAGTGGAACACTTACCAGCGGTATTCTTGTCTGCAGCATCTGTAGGTCATCATAGCCGTACACCTGAGGCTAAGAAATGTGCCAGAAAATGGTTACCTACTATTTCAATAATTCAtcacaaacaaaatctgttaAGGCTTAGAGATGGCATTAAGGTTGTTAGGACTTTGCCATGAACTTACAGGGTAGGCGTGCAGTAGTCCCGGGGCCATGATGTATGGGTTGGGCAGTAGTGGGGGCACTCCGGGTGGCAGGTTTGGAGGTGCTTTCCCTGTGTGCACAAGATGATGTAAAATACTTAGaatgtattgattttctctACAAGCCAGTGCTACAAAAATCAGTAAACAACACAGAAGCTGCACGATCAGTCATTAAAACCTATACCTACTACAGTCTCAGGTAGATGACGATTCTGAcaacttttcatttctgttgcaTCAAACCTATGCGCTATTAGTTCCTGCCTAAGCTGCGTCAATAAATGACAAGACTGCATTACACCACATAACTGTGcaccagcagagggagcagagagggaaaacaacCAACATGtgtgaaactgagagaaaaaagaaaacgcTTCAGAGAACAAGCAAACTGAGAGCAAGATGAGTCACTATCATGGAAACCCCGCCAGTGATGCTGAGGAAATGGAAACCTATTTATCTAACACCATTGTGCTCTTATCAAATAAAGAATCACAGTGTATTATATCCTTTTCAACTCTGAGACAACAATCTcagtcaaaaacacagttttcaaGAAATCTTTTTGCTGCAGTAACACCACAAACATATAGAATTGGCTGTGACAACccaaaaaaatacaataaaatgagacaatcaaaacaacagaagctTTTTGGGAAAACCCTGCCACTTGACCACACAATCAACAATAACAGTTACACAGTTATGCGTCTCCATAACTCCAATAAGCACAAATTAGAGAGCCATGGCTTAAATGTATAgttaacacaaacactgagcaaaaTGAGCGAGTTAAGCTCTACTCTACGCCCTCCTACAACTATTTGAGTATACAGAGCACAGAGAACATTTAAGCAGCAACCTATAGTGAGGCAGAGGATATTTCCCACTGTTGTGCTTGTGTTTACACCTAACCTGAGGATGCTGCAGAGCTGCGCGTAGATGAGGAAGTAGCCGAAGAGGGAATGGTTGAAGCCGTCGTAGAGACCGAAACTGTggtggctgctgcagctggggCGCCCATGGAGGCAGTGTTGAGGCCCATGGCCAGACTGCTGACGGGGCCAAGGCCGGAAGGAGCCGAAACTGTGGCAGAGCCCACCGAGGAGGCCTGAGGGGCGCCGAGGGACACCTGTGCCGCAGCAGCcgcggaggaagaggaggaggggactGATGAAGACGCCACGGCTGACAcggaggaaggaaaggaggaggagtgcaGGCTTGAGTCACCGTCTACGCTGGGATGCTGCGAGACGGAGGGAGtgaaagacaaagaggcagTCAGGATTGATGAGATTACATTTCCATTAGGGTGAATGGACATCTGTGTCCGTCTGCCATCACAGGAAATTCAGCTTTTAAAGATGCTCACAGAGATGGAAGGACTCACTCCTGCATAAGCATGTAACACAGCCATGCTTTCTgtctggttaaaaaaataattaacataTGTGGTATTACATTAGATGATCCACATGAGAAGTTCTGGTACtaatacaaacataaacatataaagAACTAACCAGTAAGCTTGAGTTGGATGTCCGGACTGAGGATGGAGCAAGGCTGTTCTGTTGTGATGGGTGAGagctgtaaaaatgacaagaagGATCAGAGCATGTTTCTCCCATCACTAAATTACACCACTTGATACTTGAGCTCACCAAGAGGTCATTCTGTAAGCATTAGTTCATTTCCTaaaacatgatgtgtgtgttacttcAGCTGTATCTCACTTGTTGTGCTGAGGAGGGGGAATGGTGCTTGGAGGCAGGTCTTCACTGTGCCCAAGAGCGCTAAGGGATGTCTGATTGGATGTGGCCAACAAGGAGGCAGGGCCCGAGCCGCTGTCCGTCAAAGTGCCCATGCTGGAGACAGATGCCGGCGTGACTGAATCAGAGGCTGGCTTGACTGATACTGCAgagcctgctgcagctgaggagagaagagtgatcagggaaaaaaatgtcTCAGAAAATTTCAACAATGCttgtaagaaaaaaagctcTGTAAACAGACGCTTACCTTCCACAGATTGCGTTGCTTGTATTGAATTGAAGCCATTCtgtaaaaccaacaatgaagGTGAGCTCACAGGTTTCTATGGAAACAGGCCATTGATAAGAAGTTGAAGGGCGTTGAGCTCTTGGAAACAGTCACCAAGAAGCTTGTTTGATATGCAGAGTGTTTTAACTACAGGTCAGGTTTGAAACCAGTAGCGCATTACAATGAGCACAACCCAATAAAACAAAAGAGCTGGAACAATGAGGGGGTAGAGTAACACCATCTGTACAGTGCATGCAGATTATTAAGAACACCTGCTCCTTTTTGCCATTTTAACACTTGAGTTCAAGTAATCAAATGAGTTTAGCAATGAAGATGGAGTCAAGGTGTTGACCCCAACTAAAAAAAAGGAACTTTGAGACAAATTAAACATCCATCCCTACAAAAAGGGGTGATGGGATTTATGTGGAGGTCTGTATATTTACGTTTTAAAGAGGCAATCTTCAAAGTTACACCAGAACCAAAACCAGAGCCTTTCACTAGTACTGTGCTCTAGAAGACCACACGGGAGTTAAGCATGTTGTCCATCCTGGCCTTCCCCTAAGCACTACACGAACACGGTGGTATTAAATGTTCAATCAGCTAATGTGGTGGCTGGAACCATCAGTTCAAGTGAAAAAGAGGAAGTCTTTGGTCTTACCTTGGGCTGCATATCCTtctgaggggaggaggagactgaAGGAGGGTAGCGCCGTGCCTGAGGTGCTCTCTGATCATACAGGTCCATCTGGCTGGAGTTGGAGAGAGCTGGAGTCGACTCACTGCAGAATGCAATGGTAGTAACAGGACCAAGTTTGACTGTGTTCTTAGGGAACATCCAGTGGTTCTGACTTAAAAATAACTATTAAAATTTTAACAGGAGCTTTTAAAAACTAGAGCTTTAGaactataaaatatattatctGATGTAGGAGGTGGTTAATatgctgcttttcctcctcaAAAATACTCACATTAACATCTGTGCATGGTCTAACATTCGCAAAGGTGTATTTCTGGTTGTACTAACCTGCTGGGGCTTGTGTAGAGACTGTTCTGAACTTGGTTGGCTGGTGTCGTGGTGGAAGGGGTGGACTCATACTCTGGTAGAACTGGTTCTGACCCAAACTGCAGCGCTCCAAACTGAAGATTGAGGCCCGAGATGTCTGTTGAGCAAGGCATCTCCACTGCCATTGCTGGAATCTGAGAAAGAGAATGGGggagagaattttttttccagttggcCCAAATACTCAGTCTGTTCCAAGCATTCTTTCTTAAAACCTGGGTCCAAGGACCAAAggtttattttcacacacaagaCATCCGATCATACATATCATATCACTGCCACAATAAAGAAAGCAAAAGCAGTCATGACAGGATGACTTGCATATCCAACAAGGTGAATTTTTTCCTTTAGGAGGTGGTTCAAAAGTCACTTTCACCAGATTTGCCTCATGTGGGTCTATATATACATTTCTGAGGCAGCAGTTGAAGACTGTCCATCTtgaatttttgaaaaaaatattgtaatttgaatttgaatgttaCCTTTGTTGTAATGGAtgtcctcttcttctgttgtttgagtttgtgttgctgcagaGGCAGTGGACTTGAACCCTGGGCATCTGAAGAGCTTGGAGAAACTTGCTGACCTAGAGAAGGGACTGCTGCCATTTTGGGAAGAGAGGAAGCAGGCGGAGGCGCCACATGGGGTGAGGATGTTGTTTGTTGGGGTAAGGAAGAAGacgaggagacagaggaggaaggaggcagGCCTTTGTCCTGCAGGAAAACATCCAACATGGACGAGGTTGAGGTGGCGGCCTGGTACGGCTGCCGCTTCGTAAAGGGCGTATGG from Lates calcarifer isolate ASB-BC8 linkage group LG3, TLL_Latcal_v3, whole genome shotgun sequence harbors:
- the ubap2l gene encoding LOW QUALITY PROTEIN: ubiquitin-associated protein 2-like (The sequence of the model RefSeq protein was modified relative to this genomic sequence to represent the inferred CDS: deleted 2 bases in 2 codons), translated to MMTSMGGNRARGSWEQTQGQTQSQTQHKQRPQATAEQIRLAQMISDHNDADFEEKVKQLIDITGKDQDESMIALHDCNGDVNRAINVLLEGSPDTDSWEMVGKKKGVSGQKETSQAETGEEGKENREKGGEKDVARRRGGAPRKGRGASRGREFRGQENGLDGSKAGVAGRGAERGRRGRGRGRGAVGVSGRRGGRFSAQGMGQIDKGPRYDIAGGERTFNPADYAEPAQTEENYGGGSTWNNTGSMELEEGARLEYSAGEGTTYPPKFDSAPGTWRTEEWGTEEWNEELTETKIFTASSVASMPLPQENVTITKGQRIDLAVLLGKTPPSSSSETENPPMEATQPPSLSQSLVFSNSKQGVPLSQTSSSTPYTQHSMVSMLSKGFGDVGDPKGGSTGTTGSQFLEQYKTAQALAQLAAQHSQTGPPNTAPSSWDTSATSLGQYDMKTQPESAVHTPFTKRQPYQAATSTSSMLDVFLQDKGLPPSSSVSSSSSLPQQTTSSPHVAPPPASSLPKMAAVPSLGQQVSPSSSDAQGSSPLPLQQHKLKQQKKRTSITTKIPAMAVEMPCSTDISGLNLQFGALQFGSEPVLPEYESTPSTTTPANQVQNSLYTSPSSESTPALSNSSQMDLYDQRAPQARRYPPSVSSSPQKDMQPKNGFNSIQATQSVEAAAGSAVSVKPASDSVTPASVSSMGTLTDSGSGPASLLATSNQTSLSALGHSEDLPPSTIPPPQHNNSHPSQQNSLAPSSVRTSNSSLLHPSVDGDSSLHSSSFPSSVSAVASSSVPSSSSSAAAAAQVSLGAPQASSVGSATVSAPSGLGPVSSLAMGLNTASMGAPAAAATTVSVSTTASTIPSSATSSSTRSSAASSGKAPPNLPPGVPPLLPNPYIMAPGLLHAYPPQVYGYDDLQMLQTRIPLDYYSIPFATPTTALTGREGSLTSNPYSGDLSKFGRGDASSPAPATTLAQTQQNQTQTHHTTQQTFLNPALPPGYSYTSLPYYTGMPGLPNTFQYGPAVFPVAPTSSKQHGVNVGVNASATPFQQASGYGSHGYSTGYEDVGQASGSGDFCKGGYGTAVAAAASAQNKPASSVTGPGVGVSVTSSNTGVPDISGSVYTKTQSFEKQGFHAGTPAASFSLPSALGSGGPINPPAAAGYAPAPFMHILAPHQQPHSQILHHHLQQDGQSGTGQRSQNASIQQKSQINKSAYNSYNWGAN
- the hax1 gene encoding HCLS1-associated protein X-1; this translates as MSVFDLFRGFFGVPGGHYRGRRDPFFDAMTHDDDDDDDDDDEDGFYYDGYRGDQQDPFDSAWRFGFSFGPDGMRIQEPPVFGHVFREMEEIFSQIGRLDRESESGHFGVPSIMPPPPQDRAERGGGGSSGNPLRDFMLKTPDSYTRGPQPGPSREPRNDGHPFFKFNDIWRRGPQKVPADEHKEDRDLDSAVSSGGLDQILMPPAGQAPSQPRTRSFFQSVTVTKVVKPDGTVEERRTVRDSQGNEETTVTRSGGPGSLEGPDHQTGPALPSGQRPFSDMRDDDSLFSRFFGGFK